A window from Cinclus cinclus chromosome 4, bCinCin1.1, whole genome shotgun sequence encodes these proteins:
- the DYRK2 gene encoding dual specificity tyrosine-phosphorylation-regulated kinase 2 isoform X1 yields MLTRKPSASAAAGAAYPAGRAGDSGRPLPSSPGTGAAVSRAGAGTGPPSPLALPPLRASNASHTVGGSKHTMNEHLHVGNHGQIQVQQLFEDNSNKRTVLTAQPNGLTTLGKSGLPVVQDRQSESAHRRQGSSSSLKSTDGTGKVKTSVITPEQAMKQYMQKLTPFEHHEIFSYPEIYFLGPNAKKRQGVIGGSNNCGYDDDQGSYIQVPHDHIAYRYEVLKVIGKGSFGQVVKAYDHKMHQHVALKMVRNEKRFHRQAAEEIKILEHLRKQDKDNNMNVIHMLENFTFRSHICMTFELLSMNLYELIKKNKFQGFSLPLVRKFAHSILQCLDALHKNRIIHCDLKPENILLKQQGRSGIKVIDFGSSCYEHQRVYTYIQSRFYRAPEVILGARYGMPIDMWSLGCILAELLTGYPLLPGEDEGDQLACMIELLGMPSPKLLDASKRAKNFVSSKGYPRYCSITTLSDGSVILNGGRSRRGKLRGPPESREWGNALKGCDDPLFLDFLKQCLEWDPAARMTPSQALRHPWLRRRLPKPPTGEKASAKRLTESTGAITSISKLPPTSSSASKLRTNLAQMTDANGNIQQRTVLPKLVS; encoded by the exons ATGTTAACCAGAAAACCCTCGGCTAGCGCCGCCGCTGGTGCTGCCTACCCAGCCG gcagggcaggggacagcggCCGCCCGCTGCCGTCTTCCCCGGGCACCGGAGCCGCGGTCTCCcgggcaggagctgggacaggccCGCCGTCGCCCCTCGCATTGCCGCCGCTCAGGGCCAGCAACGCTTCCCACACG GTTGGAGGCAGTAAGCACACAATGAATGAGCACCTACATGTTGGTAACCATGGACAAATCCAGGTTCAGCAGCTCTTTGAAGATAATAGTAACAAGAGGACGGTTCTGACAGCGCAGCCAAATGGACTTACAACACTAGGCAAATCTGGATTGCCGGTGGTTCAGGACAGACAGTCAGAGAGTGCCCACAGGCGACAAGGGAGCTCCAGCTCTTTAAAATCTACGGATGGAACAGGGAAGGTGAAAACCTCTGTTATCACACCAGAGCAAGCAATGAAGCAATACATGCAAAAATTAACACCTTTTGAGCATCATGAGATTTTTAGCTACCCTGAAATATACTTCTTGGGTCCAAATGCAAAGAAGCGGCAAGGTGTGATTGGTGGTTCAAACAACTGTGGGTATGATGATGACCAAGGGTCTTACATACAAGTACCCCATGATCATATTGCATACAGGTATGAAGTCCTGAAAGTTATAGGGAAAGGAAGCTTTGGGCAGGTGGTGAAGGCCTACGATCACAAGATGCATCAGCATGTGGCACTAAAAATGGTGAGAAATGAAAAACGTTTCCACCGCCAAGCTGCGGAAGAAATTAAGATCCTGGAACATCTCCGGAAACAAGATAAGGATAACAACATGAATGTTATTCACATGTTGGAAAACTTCACATTCCGCAGCCATATCTGCATGACGTTTGAGTTGCTGAGCATGAACCTTTAtgaattaataaagaaaaacaagtttcaGGGCTTTAGCCTACCTTTGGTTCGAAAGTTTGCCCACTCAATTTTACAGTGCTTGGATGCGTTGCACAAAAACAGAATCATTCACTGTGACCTTAAACCTGAGAACATTCTGTTGAAACAACAGGGTAGAAGTGGTATTAAAGTGATTGATTTTGGCTCAAGTTGTTACGAGCATCAGCGTGTCTACACTTATATTCAGTCACGGTTTTATCGTGCACCTGAAGTCATCCTTGGTGCTCGTTATGGGATGCCCATTGATATGTGGAGCTTGGGCTGTATCCTAGCGGAGCTTCTGACTGGTTATCCACTTTTACCTGGAGAAGATGAAGGAGACCAGCTGGCTTGTATGATCGAGCTATTGGGCATGCCTTCTCCAAAACTCTTGGATGCATCCAAGCGAGCAAAAAACTTTGTGAGCTCTAAGGGTTATCCCCGCTATTGCAGCATCACAACCTTGTCTGATGGCTCTGTAATACTTAATGGTGGACGCTCTCGGAGGGGAAAACTGCGTGGCCCACCAGAGAGCAGAGAGTGGGGTAATGCATTAAAGGGATGTGATGATCCCCTCTTCCTTGACTTCTTAAAACAGTGTTTAGAATGGGATCCTGCTGCCCGTATGACTCCCAGCCAGGCTTTGCGGCATCCCTGGCTAAGGAGACGGTTGCCAAAACCTCCAACTGGGGAAAAGGCTTCAGCAAAGAGACTTACAGAGAGTACTGGTGCTATAACTTCAATTTCCAAGTTACCTCCGACTTCAAGCTCAGCTTCAAAACTGAGGACTAATTTGGCACAGATGACGGATGCCAATGGGAATATTCAGCAAAGAACAGTGTTGCCAAAACTCGTTAGCTGA
- the DYRK2 gene encoding dual specificity tyrosine-phosphorylation-regulated kinase 2 isoform X2 — protein sequence MNEHLHVGNHGQIQVQQLFEDNSNKRTVLTAQPNGLTTLGKSGLPVVQDRQSESAHRRQGSSSSLKSTDGTGKVKTSVITPEQAMKQYMQKLTPFEHHEIFSYPEIYFLGPNAKKRQGVIGGSNNCGYDDDQGSYIQVPHDHIAYRYEVLKVIGKGSFGQVVKAYDHKMHQHVALKMVRNEKRFHRQAAEEIKILEHLRKQDKDNNMNVIHMLENFTFRSHICMTFELLSMNLYELIKKNKFQGFSLPLVRKFAHSILQCLDALHKNRIIHCDLKPENILLKQQGRSGIKVIDFGSSCYEHQRVYTYIQSRFYRAPEVILGARYGMPIDMWSLGCILAELLTGYPLLPGEDEGDQLACMIELLGMPSPKLLDASKRAKNFVSSKGYPRYCSITTLSDGSVILNGGRSRRGKLRGPPESREWGNALKGCDDPLFLDFLKQCLEWDPAARMTPSQALRHPWLRRRLPKPPTGEKASAKRLTESTGAITSISKLPPTSSSASKLRTNLAQMTDANGNIQQRTVLPKLVS from the coding sequence ATGAATGAGCACCTACATGTTGGTAACCATGGACAAATCCAGGTTCAGCAGCTCTTTGAAGATAATAGTAACAAGAGGACGGTTCTGACAGCGCAGCCAAATGGACTTACAACACTAGGCAAATCTGGATTGCCGGTGGTTCAGGACAGACAGTCAGAGAGTGCCCACAGGCGACAAGGGAGCTCCAGCTCTTTAAAATCTACGGATGGAACAGGGAAGGTGAAAACCTCTGTTATCACACCAGAGCAAGCAATGAAGCAATACATGCAAAAATTAACACCTTTTGAGCATCATGAGATTTTTAGCTACCCTGAAATATACTTCTTGGGTCCAAATGCAAAGAAGCGGCAAGGTGTGATTGGTGGTTCAAACAACTGTGGGTATGATGATGACCAAGGGTCTTACATACAAGTACCCCATGATCATATTGCATACAGGTATGAAGTCCTGAAAGTTATAGGGAAAGGAAGCTTTGGGCAGGTGGTGAAGGCCTACGATCACAAGATGCATCAGCATGTGGCACTAAAAATGGTGAGAAATGAAAAACGTTTCCACCGCCAAGCTGCGGAAGAAATTAAGATCCTGGAACATCTCCGGAAACAAGATAAGGATAACAACATGAATGTTATTCACATGTTGGAAAACTTCACATTCCGCAGCCATATCTGCATGACGTTTGAGTTGCTGAGCATGAACCTTTAtgaattaataaagaaaaacaagtttcaGGGCTTTAGCCTACCTTTGGTTCGAAAGTTTGCCCACTCAATTTTACAGTGCTTGGATGCGTTGCACAAAAACAGAATCATTCACTGTGACCTTAAACCTGAGAACATTCTGTTGAAACAACAGGGTAGAAGTGGTATTAAAGTGATTGATTTTGGCTCAAGTTGTTACGAGCATCAGCGTGTCTACACTTATATTCAGTCACGGTTTTATCGTGCACCTGAAGTCATCCTTGGTGCTCGTTATGGGATGCCCATTGATATGTGGAGCTTGGGCTGTATCCTAGCGGAGCTTCTGACTGGTTATCCACTTTTACCTGGAGAAGATGAAGGAGACCAGCTGGCTTGTATGATCGAGCTATTGGGCATGCCTTCTCCAAAACTCTTGGATGCATCCAAGCGAGCAAAAAACTTTGTGAGCTCTAAGGGTTATCCCCGCTATTGCAGCATCACAACCTTGTCTGATGGCTCTGTAATACTTAATGGTGGACGCTCTCGGAGGGGAAAACTGCGTGGCCCACCAGAGAGCAGAGAGTGGGGTAATGCATTAAAGGGATGTGATGATCCCCTCTTCCTTGACTTCTTAAAACAGTGTTTAGAATGGGATCCTGCTGCCCGTATGACTCCCAGCCAGGCTTTGCGGCATCCCTGGCTAAGGAGACGGTTGCCAAAACCTCCAACTGGGGAAAAGGCTTCAGCAAAGAGACTTACAGAGAGTACTGGTGCTATAACTTCAATTTCCAAGTTACCTCCGACTTCAAGCTCAGCTTCAAAACTGAGGACTAATTTGGCACAGATGACGGATGCCAATGGGAATATTCAGCAAAGAACAGTGTTGCCAAAACTCGTTAGCTGA